Genomic DNA from Candidatus Koribacter versatilis Ellin345:
AGCCTCGCCACGCAGGCTTACGAATCCATGCCGCTTGATTTCATCGTGCGTGGGGAAGGGGAGTTGCCTTTCCGCCGAATGCTGCGCGCTCTGGAGAGCGACAACAATTTCGCGTCAATCCCAGGACTCTCGTATCGTGCACACGATGGATGGGTGCACAACGCGATCGGGCCGGTGCACCGTCTGGAAGATGGCGAGATCCGATTACCCAATCGTGATGCGCGGGTGTTGAAGGGCTACACGCTGCTTGGACGCCAAGTGGATGTGATCGAGACATCGCGCGGCTGCACTTACGACTGCAGTTTCTGCTCGATCATTGAGATGCGCGGCCGTAACTTTCACACCTATTCATTCGATCGCGTCCTCGACGACATCCGCGACGCCCGTGACCACGGCGCCCGCACCGTCTTCCTTGTTGACGACAACATCATGCTCAACGTGAAACGCTTCGAGGCTTTGTGCGAAGCGATCATTGCCGCCGGGCTCAACAACATCGATTACTTCGTTCAGGCAATGACCTCGTCTATCGCCAACCACGGCGAGACGATTGCACCACTCATGCAACGGGCGGGATTCCGCTACGTCTTTCTTGGTATTGAGAACGTCGTCGAGAGCGACCTGGTATTTCTCAAGGCTTCCGCCAAAAACACTGCGAAGGAGAACGGCAAGAACATCGGCAACGCCACCATGCGCGCGGTAGACATTCTGCACAAGCATAAGATGCTCGTCGTCGGCGGGTTGATCATCGGCAACCCGGATGACACCCGCGAAACGATTGAGATCAATCTTGAGTTTGCGCGCCAGTATGTGGATTGGCCATACATCCAGCACCCGACGCCGTATCCGCGCACGCCGATGACGGCAGAGTTTCGTGAGCGCGGATTAATTGCTAACGAACGTCTGGAAGAGTACGACGGCACCACGGCAGTCGTGCGCACGGAGCATGTGTCGTCCGACGATATCGAGTATGCGCGCTGGAAGGCAGAACGCTGGATGAAGACACGGCACCTGCCCGCCGTCTTTAAGCATGACCCTTGGTTTGTCGCGACCCACGCTCGAGAGATGACCGCGTTCACCTTCCGCGGTTCCACGTTGAAAACCTGGCTGGGTTTAGAAGATGAGCGAAAAGCATTTGAGCGTTACAAGGAAATCCGCCAGCAGGAACGGGAATACCTCTAGCCGCGGCTATCTAAAATCGTCGTCTTCCGAAATGTGTGGGATCGCCCGAGTGAGGTGATAGCTCACCGCACACAATCGACACGGCGGAAGCACAATCCCCGCAAACAAAACAATCGAGCCACTCGGCAGATGGTCGCCGTCGTGGGTCACGTCGTACAAGCCGGAGACTTGAACGATATCTCCGGCTTCGATGCTTTCGCACCCGGTCACTTGTTCGAGCTCCGTTGCAGACCTCGAGCGACGCATCGCCACCGATCCAATGAGCACAGCCTTGAGCTGTTCGTCGTCGACGGGATAGGTGAGGAAGGCGTCCGCGCCTGCGTCGTACGCACGGTGCACGGCCGGTTCGGAGGCATCGGACGCGGAATGGAAGATGATCGCAGGCTGAGGAATCGAACTTTCCGAACGGATGCGCTCGCAGGTCTGGTACCCATTCAGGCCAGGCATGTTGATGTCGAGGAGGATCGCGTCGTACTTTCCGCTGCGGAGTTCTGCGAGCGCTTCGGGCCCACTGTGTACGCACTTCACCACAAACCCGCTGGCGCGCAGCTTTTTCTCCATCGCGTAAGCATGAACGCGATCATCGTCAACCGCGAGCACGGATGTGGAACCGGACACCATAAAAACAGGGAAACTGTTTGTGGAGCATATCACCGCGAGGAATTCTGGAAGTTAAAAAATGTCAGCTGGTTGTACGAAGTAAGCGTCATTTTGCGCCAACCTTCCCGAAGCCCCTGCATCGAAACTAATTAACTTTCGATAATTGCCCCAACGTCGGCTGGTGAGGCCGCTCCATATGCTGTCGAACCCGATGATTTACGCAGTTCGGTTACCGGCCATCCTGACGCCAGAGAGCCTGGACAGCTACGTGGTTATTGGGGTGCGCTGCCCGCGCTGCGACGTAGCGTACTCGCTCGCGTTGCCGAGGAGCCGAAACCGCCGCGAAGACATCGCATTGGCAACGCAGTGGGCCGAGTCCAACCTCGGTGAGTGTGGCTCCCATCCTGCAGTTCTCTACGAAGTAGAAAGCGGCCCCAAGCAGGGTCGCTGAGCCCGCTTCCATTGATTCGCGCAGCAGCGTATGCTTCGGACTCCGAACAGTGGCCGCCGACCTATGCGCTACCTCGTACTCATCGCGCTGTTCTTCCTCATGGTTTCCGTAGGCCTCAGCCTTCAGCCATCTGAGCTGATTACGCGTTGGAAGCGCCCCACCATTTCGGGTTGGATCGCGTTGACGCTGGTGACCTTCGTCGTTCCGCCTGCCATCGCGCTGATCCTTGCCTGGATCTTTCGGCTGGACTACGGTGAAACCGTGGGTCTTTTTCTGCTCGGAGTCTCTCCGGGAGCGCCGCTCATGACGCGTAACCTGGGGAAGAGCGGGTACGATATACATCTCGCTGCGAGCTATCAGATATGGGCAGCGCTCATGATTCCCATCATGCTTCCGCTACTCGTGGCGGCAGCTGCGCGGTTCGGTGGCCGAGCGCTCTGGATTTCGCCGCTGGTTCTGCTCTGGCAGATCGTTCTGAAGCAGTTGCTTCCTCTCGGCCTGGGAATGCTCGTCGCATGGTTCTTTCCGGCATTCGCAGAACGCAATCGTCCCCTCGCAGGCCGAATCGGAAATATCCTCTTCATCCTCGCGCTGGTCCTGATTCTTTATGCGCTGGGGGCCGAGCTCAAGCACCTCACGCTCTTCCTTCCGCTTGCCGCGATCCTGCTGGCAGTGAGCTCGGTCGCAATCGTCCTGGTCGTCGACATTCGCGATGAAGCGATGCGCAAGACGTTCGCGATCTGCAACACCAACCGCAACGCAGGATTAGCTCTGCTTCTTTCGGCGCAATACGTCGGAGCGCGAGATTCCGCACCGACGTTGGTCTACTACGCCCTGTTCGCGCCAGTCGTGATGCTGATTTATTCTCGGATCGTTTCGAAGCCAACGGAAACATCAGCAATCGCATAAGCAACCACAGGCCTCGTCGTCAGACATCTTCAAGCCAGATGAGAAACAACTTGTAGCCGACGGAAAGAATGATGGCGCCGATGAACAATCCAATCGTGCCCATCGCGATGAAGCCGCCAATCACGCCGAGAAAAACCACCAGGGTAGGTACCTGATTGCCACGCCCCAGCAACATCGGTTTCAGCACGTTGTCGATTACGCCAACGAACATGCACCACACGAGAAAAATGACTGCTGGAGTTGTGCTCGTGATCGTGAATGCAAAGGCCACAGCGGGAAGCAGAACCACAACTCCCACTTGCAGGACCGCTGCAACGAAAAACAACAGGCTCCACATTCCGGCGCCCGGCAAGCCAACAACGAGAAATCCGAGGCTCGCCAAGATGGTTTGAATCAGCGCCACGCCGACAATGCCGTTGGTCACGCTACGAACCGTGTTCGCCGTCAGCGTCTCGAACTCGTCGCCCTTCTCGCGGAAGATGCGTCGAAAGATCTTTTGCGAGAATTCGGCATTGCCCCGACTGCTTGCCAGTAGAAAGCCTGCAAGCACTATCGAGAGGATGAACTGGAGGAGAGTGCCCCCTAGCTTGGCGCCGGCCGAGAGCAAGGTGGGGGCATACTTCTGGATCACGGGCGAGACCTTGTTCAGCGCCTGCGTGGCGTCCGTGGAGGCCGTTGTCCAGACCTTATTCAGGGGCTTGCCGATGAGCGGCCAGCCCTGGACCTTCGCGGGTGGGGGTGGAATGCGGAAGTTGCCGCTCTGTACCTGGCTGGCAATGGACCTCGCGCCATCCGTCAGTGTGCCTGCGAGCAGCACGGCAGGAATCACGATCAGGCTGAGCAGGATGAGGGTGCACAACACCGCGGCGAGCTTCTCGCGACCTCCCAGCGCCGCAGCGAGCTTGCGATAGCCCGGATAACCTGCGGTGGCGATGATTACACCCCAAGCGAGAAGCGGGATGAATGCTTTGAGGATGACGAAGCACGTGAGCGCGAGGAGGGCAATGAGGCTGAGACGAATCGCCACTTCTCGTGTGCGGAAGAAGTGATCGCTTTCGGAGACGATCGGCGTTGAGGTCGCCACGTGTCCTCCTATTCGAAATTGAAGGGCAGCGTAGAAGACGGGTTAGGTTATGGACACTGGCAGATTTGTCAGCGCAGAAAAACGCCCCGAAAAATCGGGGCGTTTGCTTAATGTTTAGGTTGAAGTTTTAACCCTTTGGCTTCTCTTCCTTCTTAGGAGCCTCGCTCTTTGGAGCGGACTGGTGGGCCGGGGCTGCTTCATGTTTTGGTTGCGGTGCCGGCTTAGCGCTTGCCTGGTGCTGCGGAGCGCTGGCGTGCGACTCCGGCTTGGGGGCAGCCTTAGGTGCCGGTGCTGGCTTCGGAGCAGCCTCATGCGAGGGCTTCGGAGCACTGTGGGTCGTTGGACCGCGGTCCGACTGAGGCATACCCATCGAACGCGGTTCGTTGGACGGCTTCGTCTTAGGCTCGTTCTTGCTGGCCGAGACTGCAGGCCGCGTCGGTTCCGGCTTCGGAGCCGCATGCGGCTGAGCCGCTGGCGATGGCTTCGAGGCGGTTTCCGTTCGCGTCGGCGGAGCGGTTACGTGTTCATTGGCCTTGGCATTGGCGTGTTCGGTCGCGGCTGGCGGCTTCGGTACGTTGTGGGCCGTAGCGCGCGCGGGCTCGTTGCTACGTTTCGATTCGTTCGCATTTGCCGGCTTTGGAACATTGCGGGCCGGTTCATTCGGACGGTTTGCATTGGCGTTGCGCGTGGGCTCGGGTTTGGTCGCAGCCGGATGCGCAGGTTCGTTGCGGTTTGCGCCGGTGCTGCGTGCCGGTTCGGGCTTCCCAGGGTTTTTCGCAGGTTCGTTGCGTTTGGCCTTAGCGCGTGGCGCCGCGGTCTTCGGCGTGGCCGTCAGGGCCGCGCGATTTACTTTTCCGCCGGCAGATTTCGCAGCGACGGCCGCTTTGAAATCGTTGGGGCGAGCGGTGGCTGCGATCGGAGGCCGGCCGTTATTGTTGCGCGCCAGGAGCTGCGTGTTGCGGGCAGCTGCCTCGCGGTGCTGGCGCTGCATCTCCGTCGCCTCGACGTGATGCTGCTGGCGATACGAAACCTGTTGCTGGGTTGGACGGGCATATACGCCGCCGGATCCGCCGTTATAGCTGACGCGGCTGTTGTTGTTGACGACGACCGTCTTGTTGTAGACGTTGTGAATGTTGGTGACGTTCACGTTGTTCACGCGACGGTTGTAATAGAAATCGTGGCCGCGCCACTCGCCGCCGTAGTAGCCCCGCCCGGTATAGCCGAAGCCGTAGTTAATGCCGCCATAGAAGCCGACTTCGTTGCCCCAGTAGCCGTCGTTCCAGCCGTAGGCACCCTCATTCCAGCCCCAATAGCCAGGCGTCCAGTAGAGGCCGGCCTGAGGCGGTTGCACCCACGTACCCGGGACCCAGTAATAACCTTCATCACCGTAGCCCCAGTAGCCAGGTGTCCACATGTAGCCGGCGCCGGGGCAGGGAGGTTGGGTGTAGACCGGGATCGGCGGTGGGCCGACGGAAACTGATAGAAATACGCCGGCGTACGAGACGGCGGATAGCGAGATAAAGAGCGCCGCGAGTGCTACCAGGCGCAGGAGCCGATTTGCATTCATCACTTTTCTCCCTCACAAGCTGGTGATGCTCTGTATTAAGGGAGTCGGCTTAATGACTGGCAGTTGTACGAGTAGGGCGCGGTTTTGCCGAACTATATTTCGGTTCTCCGGGGCAACTCAGCCGCTCATTTGCGAGTACCCCACCCCCCCTCCCCACCTTCTAGTGTTTTCAGCGACTTAGAGTATGCAATCTTCGCAAATTCCTCTTTCTAAACATAGTTAGAGGTAAATTCCTCTCGGCGTAGGAGTTAGGTGCATTTTTCGCGAGAATTCTGCGTGTTATCGGACATTGAAGGGCAACATCTTTCACCACGAAGGACACGAAGGGAAGACGAAGAAATCGGGGGATCAAAACGTTCGCATTCCCACGAATTTCGAGGCTAAATGTACGAAAAATGAGGAGATTGTGCGTGTCTTTCGTGATTTCGACGCAAATATTCGTGGTTTTCAGGAGCAATTTTCTGCTCCGGG
This window encodes:
- a CDS encoding B12-binding domain-containing radical SAM protein, giving the protein MNILLLSMPDSFEHMPPVAIRMPNGALTSLAGNIDPQHKVAVADLILCQSKVRETVTRFIKELDPAVVGLSVMTFQRRTASRIIDLIRRLKPDTKIVVGGYDPSLATQAYESMPLDFIVRGEGELPFRRMLRALESDNNFASIPGLSYRAHDGWVHNAIGPVHRLEDGEIRLPNRDARVLKGYTLLGRQVDVIETSRGCTYDCSFCSIIEMRGRNFHTYSFDRVLDDIRDARDHGARTVFLVDDNIMLNVKRFEALCEAIIAAGLNNIDYFVQAMTSSIANHGETIAPLMQRAGFRYVFLGIENVVESDLVFLKASAKNTAKENGKNIGNATMRAVDILHKHKMLVVGGLIIGNPDDTRETIEINLEFARQYVDWPYIQHPTPYPRTPMTAEFRERGLIANERLEEYDGTTAVVRTEHVSSDDIEYARWKAERWMKTRHLPAVFKHDPWFVATHAREMTAFTFRGSTLKTWLGLEDERKAFERYKEIRQQEREYL
- a CDS encoding response regulator, producing the protein MVSGSTSVLAVDDDRVHAYAMEKKLRASGFVVKCVHSGPEALAELRSGKYDAILLDINMPGLNGYQTCERIRSESSIPQPAIIFHSASDASEPAVHRAYDAGADAFLTYPVDDEQLKAVLIGSVAMRRSRSATELEQVTGCESIEAGDIVQVSGLYDVTHDGDHLPSGSIVLFAGIVLPPCRLCAVSYHLTRAIPHISEDDDFR
- a CDS encoding bile acid:sodium symporter family protein — encoded protein: MRYLVLIALFFLMVSVGLSLQPSELITRWKRPTISGWIALTLVTFVVPPAIALILAWIFRLDYGETVGLFLLGVSPGAPLMTRNLGKSGYDIHLAASYQIWAALMIPIMLPLLVAAAARFGGRALWISPLVLLWQIVLKQLLPLGLGMLVAWFFPAFAERNRPLAGRIGNILFILALVLILYALGAELKHLTLFLPLAAILLAVSSVAIVLVVDIRDEAMRKTFAICNTNRNAGLALLLSAQYVGARDSAPTLVYYALFAPVVMLIYSRIVSKPTETSAIA
- a CDS encoding AI-2E family transporter, producing MATSTPIVSESDHFFRTREVAIRLSLIALLALTCFVILKAFIPLLAWGVIIATAGYPGYRKLAAALGGREKLAAVLCTLILLSLIVIPAVLLAGTLTDGARSIASQVQSGNFRIPPPPAKVQGWPLIGKPLNKVWTTASTDATQALNKVSPVIQKYAPTLLSAGAKLGGTLLQFILSIVLAGFLLASSRGNAEFSQKIFRRIFREKGDEFETLTANTVRSVTNGIVGVALIQTILASLGFLVVGLPGAGMWSLLFFVAAVLQVGVVVLLPAVAFAFTITSTTPAVIFLVWCMFVGVIDNVLKPMLLGRGNQVPTLVVFLGVIGGFIAMGTIGLFIGAIILSVGYKLFLIWLEDV
- a CDS encoding YXWGXW repeat-containing protein; this encodes MNANRLLRLVALAALFISLSAVSYAGVFLSVSVGPPPIPVYTQPPCPGAGYMWTPGYWGYGDEGYYWVPGTWVQPPQAGLYWTPGYWGWNEGAYGWNDGYWGNEVGFYGGINYGFGYTGRGYYGGEWRGHDFYYNRRVNNVNVTNIHNVYNKTVVVNNNSRVSYNGGSGGVYARPTQQQVSYRQQHHVEATEMQRQHREAAARNTQLLARNNNGRPPIAATARPNDFKAAVAAKSAGGKVNRAALTATPKTAAPRAKAKRNEPAKNPGKPEPARSTGANRNEPAHPAATKPEPTRNANANRPNEPARNVPKPANANESKRSNEPARATAHNVPKPPAATEHANAKANEHVTAPPTRTETASKPSPAAQPHAAPKPEPTRPAVSASKNEPKTKPSNEPRSMGMPQSDRGPTTHSAPKPSHEAAPKPAPAPKAAPKPESHASAPQHQASAKPAPQPKHEAAPAHQSAPKSEAPKKEEKPKG